In a genomic window of Branchiostoma floridae strain S238N-H82 chromosome 19, Bfl_VNyyK, whole genome shotgun sequence:
- the LOC118406658 gene encoding synaptotagmin-2-like isoform X2, translating to MATPAAAPAVVTTNAPATNGTVITGLFNTAVQKLKELPIPFWAVIAIGVVAALLLLCCMVCICKKCCCKKKKAKQGKKGLKDSVDLQESDSEDDLEDIEVEKPGIWNPNMEGGGSGSDADGSDNEEDGKKKKKKKKKRSFFGKLGNPDYVVSREKVQPDMDDLDSYGDEEDGAPKLGQLQFSLDYDFQQNQMRVGVLQAKDLPGMDFSGTSDPYVTVKILPEKKKRFETKVHRKTLNPTFNEYFNFKDLKFSELSNKIILFLIYDFDRFSRHDLIGEVSVPLSSVDLARVVEEWREIQPAHGAQEGDRPGDICFSLRYVPTAGKLTIVILEAKNLKKCDVGGLSDPYVKMQLYSNNKRLKKKKTTIKKRTLNPYYNESFTFEVPFEQIQRVELKLTVMDWDRTSKNDPIGELRLGPNAAGAELRHWSDMLANPRRPIAQWHTLTELEK from the exons atggcaaccccTGCCGCAGCCCCCGCGGTGGTGACCACGAACGCGCCGGCCACCAACGGAACGGTCATCACGGGGCTCTTCAACACGGCAGTGCAGAAGTTGAAAGAACTGCCAA TCCCGTTCTGGGCAGTGATTGCGATCGGCGTGGTGGCTGCCCTGCTCCTGCTGTGCTGTATGGTCTGCATCTGTAAGAAGTGCTGCTGTAAGAAGAAGAAAGCCAAACAGGGGAAGAAGGGCCTGAAGGACTCGGTGGACCTCCAGGAG TCAGATTCAGAGGACGACTTGGAGGACATCGAAGTAGAAAAGCCGGGCATTTGGAATCCCAACATG GAAGGAGGAGGTTCAGGTTCGGATGCAGATGGATCGGATAACGAGGAGGATggcaaaaagaagaagaagaagaaaaagaagagatcGTTCTTTGGGAAACTTGGCAACCCTGATTATGTAGTGTCCAGAGAGAAG GTCCAGCCTGATATGGACGACCTTGACAGTTACGGGGACGAGGAGGACGGAGCGCCCAAACTGGGCCAGCTGCAGTTCTCATTGGACTATGACTTCCAGCAGAACCAG ATGAGAGTGGGGGTTTTGCAAGCCAAGGATCTGCCGGGCATGGACTTCTCTGGAACATCAGACCCATATGTTACAGTCAAGATTCTGccggagaagaagaaaagatttGAGACCAAAGTCCACAGGAAGACTCTAAACCCAACGTTCAACGAGTACTTCAACTTCAAG GACCTGAAGTTCAGTGAACTGTCCAACAAAATCATCCTCTTCCTGATCTACGACTTTGACCGCTTCTCCCGACACGACCTGATTGGCGAGGTGTCCGTGCCGCTGTCCTCAGTCGACCTGGCGCGGGTGGTCGAGGAGTGGCGCGAGATCCAGCCTGCCCATGGGGCACAAGAG GGAGACCGTCCTGGTGACATCTGCTTCTCCCTGAGATATGTCCCCACGGCGGGAAAGCTCACCATCGTCATCCTGGAGGCCAAGAACCTGAAGAAATGTGACGTGGGCGGACTCTCAG ATCCCTATGTGAAGATGCAGCTGTACAGTAACAACAAGCggctgaagaagaagaagaccacCATTAAGAAGCGAACCCTGAACCCCTACTACAACGAGTCCTTCACCTTTGAGGTGCCTTTTGAACAGATCCAG AGGGTGGAACTGAAGCTCACCGTCATGGACTGGGACCGCACCAGTAAGAACGACCCGATCGGCGAGCTCCGACTCGGCCCGAACGCCGCGGGGGCCGAGCTGCGACACTGGAGCGACATGCTGGCCAACCCACGCCGACCAATCGCGCAGTGGCACACACTGACGGAGCTCGAAAAATGA
- the LOC118406658 gene encoding synaptotagmin-2-like isoform X3, whose translation MATPAAAPAVVTTNAPATNGTVITGLFNTAVQKLKELPIPFWAVIAIGVVAALLLLCCMVCICKKCCCKKKKAKQGKKGLKDSVDLQEEGGGSGSDADGSDNEEDGKKKKKKKKKRSFFGKLGNPDYVVSREKVQPDMDDLDSYGDEEDGAPKLGQLQFSLDYDFQQNQMRVGVLQAKDLPGMDFSGTSDPYVTVKILPEKKKRFETKVHRKTLNPTFNEYFNFKDLKFSELSNKIILFLIYDFDRFSRHDLIGEVSVPLSSVDLARVVEEWREIQPAHGAQEGDRPGDICFSLRYVPTAGKLTIVILEAKNLKKCDVGGLSDPYVKMQLYSNNKRLKKKKTTIKKRTLNPYYNESFTFEVPFEQIQRVELKLTVMDWDRTSKNDPIGELRLGPNAAGAELRHWSDMLANPRRPIAQWHTLTELEK comes from the exons atggcaaccccTGCCGCAGCCCCCGCGGTGGTGACCACGAACGCGCCGGCCACCAACGGAACGGTCATCACGGGGCTCTTCAACACGGCAGTGCAGAAGTTGAAAGAACTGCCAA TCCCGTTCTGGGCAGTGATTGCGATCGGCGTGGTGGCTGCCCTGCTCCTGCTGTGCTGTATGGTCTGCATCTGTAAGAAGTGCTGCTGTAAGAAGAAGAAAGCCAAACAGGGGAAGAAGGGCCTGAAGGACTCGGTGGACCTCCAGGAG GAAGGAGGAGGTTCAGGTTCGGATGCAGATGGATCGGATAACGAGGAGGATggcaaaaagaagaagaagaagaaaaagaagagatcGTTCTTTGGGAAACTTGGCAACCCTGATTATGTAGTGTCCAGAGAGAAG GTCCAGCCTGATATGGACGACCTTGACAGTTACGGGGACGAGGAGGACGGAGCGCCCAAACTGGGCCAGCTGCAGTTCTCATTGGACTATGACTTCCAGCAGAACCAG ATGAGAGTGGGGGTTTTGCAAGCCAAGGATCTGCCGGGCATGGACTTCTCTGGAACATCAGACCCATATGTTACAGTCAAGATTCTGccggagaagaagaaaagatttGAGACCAAAGTCCACAGGAAGACTCTAAACCCAACGTTCAACGAGTACTTCAACTTCAAG GACCTGAAGTTCAGTGAACTGTCCAACAAAATCATCCTCTTCCTGATCTACGACTTTGACCGCTTCTCCCGACACGACCTGATTGGCGAGGTGTCCGTGCCGCTGTCCTCAGTCGACCTGGCGCGGGTGGTCGAGGAGTGGCGCGAGATCCAGCCTGCCCATGGGGCACAAGAG GGAGACCGTCCTGGTGACATCTGCTTCTCCCTGAGATATGTCCCCACGGCGGGAAAGCTCACCATCGTCATCCTGGAGGCCAAGAACCTGAAGAAATGTGACGTGGGCGGACTCTCAG ATCCCTATGTGAAGATGCAGCTGTACAGTAACAACAAGCggctgaagaagaagaagaccacCATTAAGAAGCGAACCCTGAACCCCTACTACAACGAGTCCTTCACCTTTGAGGTGCCTTTTGAACAGATCCAG AGGGTGGAACTGAAGCTCACCGTCATGGACTGGGACCGCACCAGTAAGAACGACCCGATCGGCGAGCTCCGACTCGGCCCGAACGCCGCGGGGGCCGAGCTGCGACACTGGAGCGACATGCTGGCCAACCCACGCCGACCAATCGCGCAGTGGCACACACTGACGGAGCTCGAAAAATGA
- the LOC118406658 gene encoding synaptotagmin-1-like isoform X4, with protein sequence MATPAAAPAVVTTNAPATNGTVITGLFNTAVQKLKELPIPFWAVIAIGVVAALLLLCCMVCICKKCCCKKKKAKQGKKGLKDSVDLQEVKMLGNQYKEKVQPDMDDLDSYGDEEDGAPKLGQLQFSLDYDFQQNQMRVGVLQAKDLPGMDFSGTSDPYVTVKILPEKKKRFETKVHRKTLNPTFNEYFNFKDLKFSELSNKIILFLIYDFDRFSRHDLIGEVSVPLSSVDLARVVEEWREIQPAHGAQEGDRPGDICFSLRYVPTAGKLTIVILEAKNLKKCDVGGLSDPYVKMQLYSNNKRLKKKKTTIKKRTLNPYYNESFTFEVPFEQIQRVELKLTVMDWDRTSKNDPIGELRLGPNAAGAELRHWSDMLANPRRPIAQWHTLTELEK encoded by the exons atggcaaccccTGCCGCAGCCCCCGCGGTGGTGACCACGAACGCGCCGGCCACCAACGGAACGGTCATCACGGGGCTCTTCAACACGGCAGTGCAGAAGTTGAAAGAACTGCCAA TCCCGTTCTGGGCAGTGATTGCGATCGGCGTGGTGGCTGCCCTGCTCCTGCTGTGCTGTATGGTCTGCATCTGTAAGAAGTGCTGCTGTAAGAAGAAGAAAGCCAAACAGGGGAAGAAGGGCCTGAAGGACTCGGTGGACCTCCAGGAGGTGAAAATGCTGGGAAACCAGTACAAGGAAAAG GTCCAGCCTGATATGGACGACCTTGACAGTTACGGGGACGAGGAGGACGGAGCGCCCAAACTGGGCCAGCTGCAGTTCTCATTGGACTATGACTTCCAGCAGAACCAG ATGAGAGTGGGGGTTTTGCAAGCCAAGGATCTGCCGGGCATGGACTTCTCTGGAACATCAGACCCATATGTTACAGTCAAGATTCTGccggagaagaagaaaagatttGAGACCAAAGTCCACAGGAAGACTCTAAACCCAACGTTCAACGAGTACTTCAACTTCAAG GACCTGAAGTTCAGTGAACTGTCCAACAAAATCATCCTCTTCCTGATCTACGACTTTGACCGCTTCTCCCGACACGACCTGATTGGCGAGGTGTCCGTGCCGCTGTCCTCAGTCGACCTGGCGCGGGTGGTCGAGGAGTGGCGCGAGATCCAGCCTGCCCATGGGGCACAAGAG GGAGACCGTCCTGGTGACATCTGCTTCTCCCTGAGATATGTCCCCACGGCGGGAAAGCTCACCATCGTCATCCTGGAGGCCAAGAACCTGAAGAAATGTGACGTGGGCGGACTCTCAG ATCCCTATGTGAAGATGCAGCTGTACAGTAACAACAAGCggctgaagaagaagaagaccacCATTAAGAAGCGAACCCTGAACCCCTACTACAACGAGTCCTTCACCTTTGAGGTGCCTTTTGAACAGATCCAG AGGGTGGAACTGAAGCTCACCGTCATGGACTGGGACCGCACCAGTAAGAACGACCCGATCGGCGAGCTCCGACTCGGCCCGAACGCCGCGGGGGCCGAGCTGCGACACTGGAGCGACATGCTGGCCAACCCACGCCGACCAATCGCGCAGTGGCACACACTGACGGAGCTCGAAAAATGA
- the LOC118406658 gene encoding synaptotagmin-1-like isoform X1 — MATPAAAPAVVTTNAPATNGTVITGLFNTAVQKLKELPIPFWAVIAIGVVAALLLLCCMVCICKKCCCKKKKAKQGKKGLKDSVDLQEVKMLGNQYKEKSDSEDDLEDIEVEKPGIWNPNMEGGGSGSDADGSDNEEDGKKKKKKKKKRSFFGKLGNPDYVVSREKVQPDMDDLDSYGDEEDGAPKLGQLQFSLDYDFQQNQMRVGVLQAKDLPGMDFSGTSDPYVTVKILPEKKKRFETKVHRKTLNPTFNEYFNFKDLKFSELSNKIILFLIYDFDRFSRHDLIGEVSVPLSSVDLARVVEEWREIQPAHGAQEGDRPGDICFSLRYVPTAGKLTIVILEAKNLKKCDVGGLSDPYVKMQLYSNNKRLKKKKTTIKKRTLNPYYNESFTFEVPFEQIQRVELKLTVMDWDRTSKNDPIGELRLGPNAAGAELRHWSDMLANPRRPIAQWHTLTELEK, encoded by the exons atggcaaccccTGCCGCAGCCCCCGCGGTGGTGACCACGAACGCGCCGGCCACCAACGGAACGGTCATCACGGGGCTCTTCAACACGGCAGTGCAGAAGTTGAAAGAACTGCCAA TCCCGTTCTGGGCAGTGATTGCGATCGGCGTGGTGGCTGCCCTGCTCCTGCTGTGCTGTATGGTCTGCATCTGTAAGAAGTGCTGCTGTAAGAAGAAGAAAGCCAAACAGGGGAAGAAGGGCCTGAAGGACTCGGTGGACCTCCAGGAGGTGAAAATGCTGGGAAACCAGTACAAGGAAAAG TCAGATTCAGAGGACGACTTGGAGGACATCGAAGTAGAAAAGCCGGGCATTTGGAATCCCAACATG GAAGGAGGAGGTTCAGGTTCGGATGCAGATGGATCGGATAACGAGGAGGATggcaaaaagaagaagaagaagaaaaagaagagatcGTTCTTTGGGAAACTTGGCAACCCTGATTATGTAGTGTCCAGAGAGAAG GTCCAGCCTGATATGGACGACCTTGACAGTTACGGGGACGAGGAGGACGGAGCGCCCAAACTGGGCCAGCTGCAGTTCTCATTGGACTATGACTTCCAGCAGAACCAG ATGAGAGTGGGGGTTTTGCAAGCCAAGGATCTGCCGGGCATGGACTTCTCTGGAACATCAGACCCATATGTTACAGTCAAGATTCTGccggagaagaagaaaagatttGAGACCAAAGTCCACAGGAAGACTCTAAACCCAACGTTCAACGAGTACTTCAACTTCAAG GACCTGAAGTTCAGTGAACTGTCCAACAAAATCATCCTCTTCCTGATCTACGACTTTGACCGCTTCTCCCGACACGACCTGATTGGCGAGGTGTCCGTGCCGCTGTCCTCAGTCGACCTGGCGCGGGTGGTCGAGGAGTGGCGCGAGATCCAGCCTGCCCATGGGGCACAAGAG GGAGACCGTCCTGGTGACATCTGCTTCTCCCTGAGATATGTCCCCACGGCGGGAAAGCTCACCATCGTCATCCTGGAGGCCAAGAACCTGAAGAAATGTGACGTGGGCGGACTCTCAG ATCCCTATGTGAAGATGCAGCTGTACAGTAACAACAAGCggctgaagaagaagaagaccacCATTAAGAAGCGAACCCTGAACCCCTACTACAACGAGTCCTTCACCTTTGAGGTGCCTTTTGAACAGATCCAG AGGGTGGAACTGAAGCTCACCGTCATGGACTGGGACCGCACCAGTAAGAACGACCCGATCGGCGAGCTCCGACTCGGCCCGAACGCCGCGGGGGCCGAGCTGCGACACTGGAGCGACATGCTGGCCAACCCACGCCGACCAATCGCGCAGTGGCACACACTGACGGAGCTCGAAAAATGA